The window AGGCAGGTTCAAGAGTCTCGGCATTACAGATATCGATATAATCGGTGCGCATGCCTGCAGCATCGATTTTTGAGCGGGCAATCAACTCAATTTTTTCAAATTCCTGGTTTTCTGCCAGGCGCGATTTTACCCATTGCAAAGTCTTATACAAGGCCGTTGCCTGAGCTTTTTCCGCATCTGAAAGGTAAGTGTTTCGTGAACTCATCGCCAGACCGCTGTCTTCACGTTTGGTTGCAACCGGGATGATTTTAATCGGCATTGATAAATCATCGACCATGGTTTGAATCATCTGCACCTGTTGATAGTCCTTGAGGCCAAAACAGGCGATATCAGGCTGAACCAAATTAAACAGCTTACAAACGATGGTGGTTACGCCGCGAAAATGGCCTTTGCGACTTTCTCCACAATAGCTGGATGAAAGCCCTGGTACTTCGACAAAGGTCTGTTTATCAAGACCTTTGGGATAGATAATGTCTGGTGTTGGAGTAAACAGGATTTCAACGCCGGCGGCTACCAGCTTTTCTTTGTCTTTTTCCAGAGTGCGTGGGTAATTATCAATGTCTTCATTAACACCGAACTGCATTGGGTTAATGAATATACTGGCAACGACAATATCGGCTTGCTGTTTCGCTTCATCAACAAGCGACAGATGCCCGTGGTGCAGATTGCCCATTGTCGGGACAAAGCCTATTGTCAGGCCCTGTGCGCGAAACTGATTTAATACGGAGCGAAGCTCGATAATGGATTCAACGGTTTTCATGACTACTAAAAGCTGTGCTCTTCGCCCGGAAAACGTCCTTGTGTTACTTCTTCGATATAAAGAGCAACAGCGTCACTGATATTGCCCGTATCTTTTAGGAAATTGCGTGAAAATTTAGGAATTTTACTGAAGGAAATGCCTAATGCATCATGCATTACCAGGATTTGTCCATCGGTATGCTTACCAGCGCCGATGCCAATCACAGGTATGGTTAAGGTTTCGCTGATGGCTTTAGCCAAATCAGCCGGAATACACTCTAGCACCAGCAGTTGGATACCCGCTTGTTCCAGCTTAACCGCTTCGTTAAGGATCTTTTGAGCTTGTTCGGTATCACGCCCCTGAACTTTAAAACCGCCAAAAACATTAACAGCCTGAGGCGTTAGCCCAAGGTGTCCACATACTGGCACGCTGCGCTCAACGAGACCAGAAATGGTTTCATATAACCACTCGCCGCCTTCTACTTTAACCATATTGGCACCGGCTTGCATAAGCTTGCCGGCATTTTCATAAGCCTGCTCTGGCGTGGCATAGCTCATAAATGGCATATCACCGATGATTAGAGCTTTTGATGCTCCACTGCGTACGCATTTTGTATGGTAGGCAACATCATCGATACTCACTGGAAGCGTATCGCTTTGGCCTTGAAGAACCATTCCTAAAGAATCGCCAATCAACATGACATGCATGCCGGCTTCGTCAAATAAGCGTGCAAAGCTGGCATCGTAAGCCGTTATTGAAGAAATTTTTTCTCCAGCAGACTTCATCGCCTGCAATTTACTGATGGTGATTCTACTCATAAATACATACTTTTTCAGTGATGCCCGTACCTTGGCACAGAAACAATTTTAGCGCAAATTCCCCTGAATTTTTATTCCGTTAGGGGCAACGGATGTTACCAGTTCGGTCAAACTCTGACCATCGGGTAATACTAAATTTTCAGCAATCTCTGCTAAAGGATAGAGAACAAACTCTCTTTCTTTCATCCCATAGTGAGGTACTTCAAGGCGCGGTAGATTAATTGTCTGCTGCCCAAAAAGCAAGATGTCTATATCTAATACCCTTGCACCCCAGCGTTCATCTTTCCTGACTCGTCCTGAATCGAGCTCGATTTTCTGAGTGACGTCCAATAGCGATAACGGTTCGAGTTGTGTTTCGATGGCAATTACCGCATTCCGATAATTGGGTTGGTCCTGAGGACCCATCGGTCGACTTTGGTAAATGCTCGATAGCGCAGCTATTTCGATTCCAGGCTGCTTGGCCAATTGTTGTACCGCCCACTTTAACTGTTGATCCGGTTGTTCGAGATTACTGCCGAGCCCGAGATAAACGAGTGTCATGGTTATTCCTTGGCCGCTGACTGACTGCGTTTGCGCGGCGAGCGTCGACGCTTTCTCGATGTCTTGAAGCTTTTAATCATTTGCTGTTTGGTATCAGGCGAAGCGTCTTGGAAGCTAGTCCACCAGTTCGCCAGCTCTTCCAACTCGCCACCTTCAACCATGCCCCGGTATAACAGGAAATCGTAACCAGCACGGAATCTTGGATGTTCCAGCGTTTTAAAGGCGCGACTCCCTTCGCGTCGGGTCAGGCGATGTTGCAAGGCAAAAATATCTTTCATTGGCAGCTGGAAACGTTTTGGAATGGCAATACTACGTTGCTGTTCAGAAAGTACCTGGTTCATCGCCACGAAGAAGGCATCTTGTGGTGGCATGCCGGATTTTTTTTGCAATTGCTGGCTTTGCTGCTCAATCTCATACCAAAGCACTGCCGCCAGTAAGAATGCCGGTGTTACCCGTTTGCCATCATTGATGCGCTTATCGGTATTGATTAGCACCTGACGCACGAAATCAATGCTTTTATCAATCGGATTGTCGGCATAAGTTTTACTGATATGTGGATACAGATATTCCAATAGCTGAAAGTCAGCTAATAATTGAAAGTTTGCCAGCGCTTTACCGGACAAGAATAACTTCATGTATTCTTCAAACATCCGTGCCGCTGGGATATTCGCCATTAATGGCGCCAGCTCACGTATTGGTTTAGCGGTATCTTTGGCGATATCCATGTCCAGTTTAGTAGCAAAGCGGATTGCCCGAAGCATACGAACCGGATCTTCACGATAACGAGTTTCTGGATCGCCAATCAGACGAATTTTGCGGCGCTCAATGTCTTCAAGGCCATTGGCGAAGTCATAGACTTTAAAATCTCGGGTGGAGTAGTACAGCGCATTGATAGTGAAATCGCGACGTTCAGCATCTTCTTCAATGCTGCCATAGATATTGTCGCGCAACAGCATGCCGTGTTCGCTTTGCTTGGAATGGTGTTGTTTGCCGCCACGCTTTTCGGCTTTATCCTGATTGGCATGATGGCCACGGAAGGTTGCTACTTCAATAATATCGCGACCAAAAACAATATGTGCAAGGCGGAACCTACGGCCGATCAACCGACAGTTTCTAAATAATTTTTTGATTTGTTCCGGAGTCGCATTGGTGGCGATATCAAAATCTTTCGGGTGCTCACCGAGAAGGATATCGCGCACACCCCCACCTACCAGATAGGCATCGTAGCCACTTTTATTCAGGCGATACAAAACCTTCAGGGCATTTTCGCTGATGTCCCTGCGAGAAATATTGTGTTCATCGCGCGACAGAACGCGTGGTAATTGCTCACCGTCAGCCTGTTCTGTGTCCATGTTCTGCGTCTTTCCTAGTATTCTTTTTACCAGCGTTTTCAATACGTTAATCTTGCTTACCTCAACTACCAATAACTCAATCTTAAGGCTTGTTGAATGTGGGTTATGAAAATAAACGCACATTATACCTGTTTGCATTCGACTATGCACAGGGATGCGTTGATTTAATTGATAAATGTGTTCGCTGAGTAAGCAGTTTGAACAGTATAGTTTACGATTGCCGAAACTGTTCTTGAGCCATCAGGTACATTAGCGGTAAACGATCTCCCGATCTTTAGGGACCGAGAAGAGCTGCCAGTTGGCAATCGCAGATTGGATGACTTCATCAACACTACAATCGATAATATCCTTGGTGACTGGCTGGCCAAGAAACTTCAATGCTTTGTATAACAATTC is drawn from Thalassotalea sp. PS06 and contains these coding sequences:
- the panC gene encoding pantoate--beta-alanine ligase; its protein translation is MKTVESIIELRSVLNQFRAQGLTIGFVPTMGNLHHGHLSLVDEAKQQADIVVASIFINPMQFGVNEDIDNYPRTLEKDKEKLVAAGVEILFTPTPDIIYPKGLDKQTFVEVPGLSSSYCGESRKGHFRGVTTIVCKLFNLVQPDIACFGLKDYQQVQMIQTMVDDLSMPIKIIPVATKREDSGLAMSSRNTYLSDAEKAQATALYKTLQWVKSRLAENQEFEKIELIARSKIDAAGMRTDYIDICNAETLEPASAGDSNLVVLAAAHCGKARLIDNIQVSLS
- the panB gene encoding 3-methyl-2-oxobutanoate hydroxymethyltransferase, producing the protein MSRITISKLQAMKSAGEKISSITAYDASFARLFDEAGMHVMLIGDSLGMVLQGQSDTLPVSIDDVAYHTKCVRSGASKALIIGDMPFMSYATPEQAYENAGKLMQAGANMVKVEGGEWLYETISGLVERSVPVCGHLGLTPQAVNVFGGFKVQGRDTEQAQKILNEAVKLEQAGIQLLVLECIPADLAKAISETLTIPVIGIGAGKHTDGQILVMHDALGISFSKIPKFSRNFLKDTGNISDAVALYIEEVTQGRFPGEEHSF
- the folK gene encoding 2-amino-4-hydroxy-6-hydroxymethyldihydropteridine diphosphokinase translates to MTLVYLGLGSNLEQPDQQLKWAVQQLAKQPGIEIAALSSIYQSRPMGPQDQPNYRNAVIAIETQLEPLSLLDVTQKIELDSGRVRKDERWGARVLDIDILLFGQQTINLPRLEVPHYGMKEREFVLYPLAEIAENLVLPDGQSLTELVTSVAPNGIKIQGNLR
- the pcnB gene encoding polynucleotide adenylyltransferase PcnB, which codes for MSRDEHNISRRDISENALKVLYRLNKSGYDAYLVGGGVRDILLGEHPKDFDIATNATPEQIKKLFRNCRLIGRRFRLAHIVFGRDIIEVATFRGHHANQDKAEKRGGKQHHSKQSEHGMLLRDNIYGSIEEDAERRDFTINALYYSTRDFKVYDFANGLEDIERRKIRLIGDPETRYREDPVRMLRAIRFATKLDMDIAKDTAKPIRELAPLMANIPAARMFEEYMKLFLSGKALANFQLLADFQLLEYLYPHISKTYADNPIDKSIDFVRQVLINTDKRINDGKRVTPAFLLAAVLWYEIEQQSQQLQKKSGMPPQDAFFVAMNQVLSEQQRSIAIPKRFQLPMKDIFALQHRLTRREGSRAFKTLEHPRFRAGYDFLLYRGMVEGGELEELANWWTSFQDASPDTKQQMIKSFKTSRKRRRSPRKRSQSAAKE